The sequence tcttcatttagattttgaattttaaatagtttatactcgtatttaggagttcttggctttctttgaatttacaaatagtttatactcatatttaggagttcttgaatttcttcaaacttataaatagtttatactcgtatttaggagttcttcgatttgaatttgaatttgtaaatagtttatactcgtatttaggagttcttcaatttgattttgaattttaaatagtttatactcatatttaggagtttttcaatttgattttgaattttaaatagtttatactcgtatttaggagtttctCATTtggattttgaattttaaatagtttatactcgtatttaggagtttctcatttggatttgaattttaaatagtttatactcgtatttaggagtttctcatttggatttgaattttaaatagtttatactcgtatttaggagttcttcgtttaaatttgaatttgtattttttttttttttttttgaaattggcGGCCCAACTAAGTCCATTAAATGTTTGAGAAGGCAGTTGGCCGAAATTTTAGTGGAATAAACAATTCCCTTATTTGTTATCACCGAAAGTATTTAAACTTTAGCAATTACCTTTGGGCTTAGCAAGTGGCTTGGTGGCCCATTTAAGAGACATTGGCCCAATACTTTAAGAAAAATGGTCAGCCCATATTTCTACCGAGCTAAAGGCTTTGATTCCCTCCCTTTTTGGTACTCTCTTAGGAAGAGACAAAAGTGAGCAGGCGATTTCAAAGAGGGGAAATACCCTCTGCATGTGTACTTCAAGCTCTAATAAATGAGATTTGTTTGAGAGCTACAGGCAGCCAAAGCTTCAAGTCATTTTTGGCAAGGCAATTTTGGCTACTAAAACAACATCTTACTCGTTCGAAGTTGGGGCCTGCCAATCTCTGCTTGGTTCTTACTTCTTCGTTCTTACTGTAAACCAAAGATAAGTACATTGCCCCTTATTGAGAAGTTGATATTGCAGATGAACGAAGAATTGGCGTTGGATGACATGTTGGGAAAGATAAGTACATTGCCCCTTATTGagaaccatctctctctctctctctctctcacagcaGATTCGCCACAATACTCCATCCATATCTTTTGCAGCGTCGGTATGTCTCCAATTTGAGAGCTGAAGGTAGAAGAAAGGTAGCCACATAATGTTTCTGATAATAATTGAGGAGATATAAGCATTGTGACTTACAGATTCTCCTTATTTCAATTAAACTCCTTATTGAATAAATAGTTAGAATTATTTCATTGAATCTATAAATCAATTCTactgaaattataaattaattctaccgaaatctatttaaattattcagTGCAATTACTTTTGTGGATGATTGAGAAATAATTATCCAATTCAATCGATAATTATTATGTTTTCAgttttttctataaaaaataataacgaCTGAATATTCGATCGTTAACAAGggttcattttattttaattttttttatatttaacaaTCAAAATATCAATCGTTAAAAACTATCTAATAATCTATCCCCCACTAGATGTGCTCTTAATATTTCATCCGTGCACAAAAAttagtcatttttttatttatttttttcattttgagaTGTTCACAAAACTTAAGACCTTTCCAGTTTTAAAAActactagcagaaagaacgtacgttgtacgtttaattaatgttattttatttgataatctattattttagaaaatctattaattcattacttttattaaatgaatatatttatttataagccttatcaatagctatatatatatatatatatatatatatatatcacatagattaagtgtaatatctaatgaattaatataatcttataaatatataatatgtaaaataaccttaaaataaaatatataatagggtCAAATAGGtaatccacaagttgtgccttaggatgccttaggctctttttctattagtatagatatctatcacatggtgagtcttattctccactcacaatacaattaattatcattataaacactactccatgcgtccacaatttaaagccctatttGCTCTTAAATTTGTGTCCACAAATTAAACCCCGATTctgttttttgtacttttttactcttttttttctatattttactactctttgccactaatggacccaccttaaaacaccattatcattttatattctatatttaatacattttatcactagtggagccactcacaacacctttatcacgtTAGTCAactatttttatcattttagtcaactacccttatatttcatccataTCATATTTTTCAGATTTCTTAGTCTTCGTGCCCACACCAAAGTGGGACATTAAAtcgtggatggagggaataCTTTTTAAGTCAGACTCtatctccactcacaatacaataaccatttttattaaaactcatgttgTCCTTTACCAAAACTATTTTTTATGGGCGAAGGTAGTActatttacttattttattatttttaccaaaaaaataaCGATTATTATATCGATTGCTAGTAatggtctttttttttttttttttttttttaaatttcaatataaCGATACATTactactttttaaaatatatttctaaAATTTAATGATCGAATTTCGATAGTTAATTCTCTCGTAAATCCCCGAGTTTATACTTAACATCTCCTTATAGTTTTCACAAATCACAAGCTATGAGGACTAAAATATCAGCCTTAATGGGCCAAAGCCCAATAAAAACCATAAAACAAATGGCCCAAGTCTAAGATTGAAAAAGAGAGCCCAAAAgcctctcatttctctctcaacctctctctctcttctttcctAGCACACATACACAAGCATATCTGCCCTTAATTTTATAGGTGTTTTCACAAATCACAAGCAATGTGGACTAATAAGTGGGCTAAAGCCCAataaaaagcataaaacaaaaggCCCATTTGAAAGTGTTACAAAACCTTCGGACATCCAAAGATTAACAAGCTCTGTAACACGAATCTCCTGATCTTCTGGAAAGCCAGCCGTATATAAAAGACATGGCTTCAAGTGATTGGGTAAATGAGTATAACTTGAACCAATTATTGATTCAAGATGCCCGTCATTTGCAGCAATTTGCTCCCACGAGGATCGAGTATGAACCTTAGATAGAAGTCCTGCCACCACCACGATTGAAAGGGGGAGTCCTCCACAATTTTGAACAATTTTATTCCCTATATCTTTTAGTTCAATAGGAAAGTATGTACCGGCAAACACCTTCTGCTCTAGCAAATTCCAACTATGATATGCATCCAACACACTCATAGTATGAATGGAACTAGAAGAGTCGACATAAGCAGCCACATCATGCAACCTTGTGGTTACTATGATCCAACTGCCATTACCGGAGTCAGGAAATAACATCCTTACATCATCCCAAGCTTTCTTACTCCACATGTCGTCCATTACAATAAGATACCTCCGACCTAGTAGGTATTTGTAAATTAAGGTTTCCATAGGGATGTCACTATCTCTTAGTGTTGAAATTTCTTTCATGGAAGCTAGAAGATTTAGAACAACACGTTCTACACTATGATCTTGTGATATTGTGACCCAGGTGCAGATATCAAAATTTTCCACAACGGATGCATGATTATAAACAATTTTAACAAGTGTGGTCTTACCAATGCCTCGTAGTCTGGATGATCTCTCTAAAAGCCGATTCTTGATCACTTCCGCATCTTCTTCAAAACCAACCACACCATCATCTTTGCTGCTTGTGATTGCTGATCTTGATGATGAACTAACATCGGTAGAATCAGTTACACTGCCGACTGAGCCTTTACCCTTGATGCAATCCACCACATCTCCAACGGTTGACTCCAATCTCTCTGCTAGTTTCCTCAGCCTGTTCGCAAGTCTGACTCCATCTGAAAGGTTTTCTTCAGAGAAGAGATATTCAATAATCTCATGTGTTGAAACTGCTGCATCTCTGATTGTTTCTTTGTCTGGATAATGTTTGAGATTCAACTGCAAGACGACAGCCTGGACGCGGATGGATAAAATTTCTTGTTTAACAGAATGAGTGATGACGCGATCATCGCCATGCTTTAGGATTCGATCTAAGGTTTGAAGCAGAGTATCAAAAGCTTCATAAGCCATATGTCTCGATTGTGCAGAAACAATTTGTCAAACctgtgagttgtgagttgtgagttgtgTGATCCAATCACCATatctttgaatatttttttcatttctctgACCAGGTTTAGCAGCTTGATTAATTCTAACATAACTCCATTTGAATTGGTTTGTTGGGTAGCGAGTGTTGTTGTATGATGTAATATTTAAGGGATAATTACTTCCTTCATCCACCCATGAAAAATTTGTCACAATTTACTTTTGAATTCTTTCACAAAATATTTACCACTTTTCATTTATAATACTAGCAGTAAGAACGTGCGATGCACGTTGAACACGTGTGATTTTGTACTatgtaaataaaattcatagatattattatatagttttgaatatttgtattaattaattatttttattaaattgatttattcatttgactataattgtaatttaaaaaaggaATCAATGCaactattaatgaataaatttaaatgtaataaagtaatattcataatttatataaataaaaatgcaaaaagatCTATGAAAAATATCCTAAATTATCCAAGTATGGGGCAAgacgaattttaaattttttcttatttgattttgacGATTGAGGatcttttcttcttatttttggttTGCAACAAAATATTGTTCAACGGCATATCGTCGTCACTTGTAATCtcaatttgcaacaaaatatTGTTCAACAGCATATCGTCGTCACTTGTAATCTCAATGTAGTCATCAAACTTTTTCCTAGTtacccttttctttttcttttgtgatgggattattttttttgattTCTCGGGTGAATGATTCTTTTCTTCCACTTGAGTCGGCTCTTCTTCAATATCTCCAACATCGATGCTTGGTTGGGTTTTTTGGATTGCATTTGCCACAATATTGAGATTTCCCCGTTGATCGAATTTTATAGACTTGAGCATTGTCATGAAGTCGGCTCTTCTTCAATATCTCCAACATCGATGCTTGGTTGGGTTTTTTGGACTACATTTGCTACAATATTGAGATTTCCCCGTTGATAGAATTTTATAGATTTGAGCATCGTCATGAAGCGAATTTCTGTGTACGCTTGTGTGCTTAATCCTCTATAGTATGTGGAGTATGTTTTACCctgtgaaaatatataattgttataattacgtaatatcaaattttgtaatatgaactatttaaattatagtaagaAATCTTAATTTACCTCTTTGATTGAAGAAAGATATTCATCCACAGAGCATCCTACATATACCATTGCCGCTAAATTTTTGAgctaaataattgaaaaataaatttttgagctAAAGTTACCGACAATATCGTTGCTCGACTTTCTTTGATAATTGGATTTAATGAAAaccaattttaaattataaatactttcatttgcaaaaatgcttAACAAATCATTTCATGCTCAACTCATATAACAAGTAATTacacttaaaataataataataataataataataataataataataataataataataataataataataataataataataataataataataatattcttatgcaatcagtttttttttctctttaaaataataaataatcaaacttaaatataaagtctaattaatttaaataaaatctgcagCCCAAAAATTTAATCAATATGTAGAAGcccaaacttaaattaaatcaaccCAAGACATATATAAAATTCGCAGCCCAtgctttaaaataaataataatgcaGCCCAACaggattataaaaaaaatcggcccacaacTAAAAGCCCAAACCTATTTccattttttaaaaacaaaCCCACCCCCTTCTTCTTCAACATTTCTCACGCATACACACACTCACAGGTACTGATTGAAGAAAAATAAGCAAACACACAAAAGCAAGAGAGATATTAATGGTGGTAAAACCTAACTAGAGCTATTACATATAACTTCGAAGTTGGGGCCTGCCAAGCTCTGCACTGCTTCGTTCTTACGCGAAAGCCTAACTTGAACATGAAATGGAAGATCTTCCCCTTGTAATTCCACTTGTTCCTCTACGATCTCCTTTGCGCACATCACAGCAGATTCGCCACAATCGCTCATCGTTATCTTTTGCAGCGTCGGTATGTCTCCAATTTGAGTCGGGATCTCCTTCAACTCTTGCATATCATAAAGATGAAGTGTCTCAAGGCGTGGAAAGATGGAGTTCGATTCCACAGTCCAATGCTCCAAACTACGACACGAACCCAATCCCAAGTATTTGAGGGAAGGGAATTGGCCTTCAACCATTTCCCACTTGCCTGTTCCAAAGCATCCCATTTCCAACTTGAACTTCTCGAGAAGGGGCATTGAACCTATCTTTTCCAATATTTTTTCCCATTCAAAGCCACGATTCATCTCAAGAGTCAACTTCCTGAGGCTTTGGGGGAATGTGAGCGCATACAGAGAAGCTCCAAAATTATACCAGCACCATATGTAGAGGGATTCCAATTTACACAGACGTTTGATATTGTTCAGACAATAATAATCATCTTGCTCGATTCCCCCTCTCCCAATATACACTATCCCCAATTTTTTGATATTTGGAATTCTCTTAACCACCTCTTCACTGCACTTGAAATTTGCTATTCCCTCAAGCACCAGTAGATTCTCCATGACTACGACATCATCACTCGAAGGTTCTGGAAGATAAAATCTTCCTGTCATTTCAATATGCCTAAGTTGTGGCATTCTCCAAATCTCAGCAGGTGCAGTGAACTCCTCCACACAAGAAACAATCAATATGTGCAGATTCCAGAAGCGAGTAAACGAGGTAAAGATCGAGGACATGCTAGCAACTTCAACAGCAAGGTGGCGCAAGTTAACATACTGAGACACAAGGTAGCTTTCATCTCCTAAGTAACGAAACTTTCTGTATGCATGTAATGTTCTAAGCAACCCGGAACTCTTAATACGCGGGATGCTCTCATATTCACTGATAATGGAACGAGCACATGGCATAGACTGCAAGTCCTCAAGGACTTTCTTCTTTGGcgtgttcctgggtataacaaTGCGGCGTTGGCTACTTATGCATCGAGGACTAGATTGCCCTATCACATGATAGAACCCATCTTTCTTGCTCTGGTTCAAGCATAAATCCCTcaacaaatcatgaattttgactaattttatgtttcctgtAGACCCCAGTTCACCAACTAGAATGAGATTTCTATCAACCAAGTCCTTTAAGAACTCTATGGCAATAGTTTCCAAACTTTTTCCATTCATGGGTTTTAAAAATCCTTCAGAAACCCATAGCTTCACGAGTGTTGAGAGTCTAACCGAATCATCCTCCTCAAACACTCCCATATACAAAAAACATGGCTTTAAATAAACTGGCAAATGATTATAGCTCATTTTCAACAGTTTCATACAATGCTTATCATTCTCCAAATTCACTTCTGGAGCTAAGTTCTTCCTAATTGATTCCCAAACTCCTAGAGTATGTTCCCTATTTCTCAAAATACCCCCCACTACAACAATTGATAAAGGAAGTCCTCTGCAATTCTCTACTATTTTCTTTCCAATTTTCTCTAACTCATGAGGGCAACTTCCAACCCCAAACACAATTTTTGAGAATAGTTCCCAGCTTCTAACCTCATCTAAAAATTCCATTTGAAGGCTAAAATTGTTGTTCAATTGGGAACTCAAGTGTGAAAGCCTAGTCGTCACTATTATCCGACTATAATTCTCATTTTCGGGAAAGAAACGTTGTATCCTATCCCAAGCATCGAtgctccacatatcatccatcaCAATTAGAAACCTTCTACCTGACAAATACTGGTAGAGCTCTAATCCTAGTTCATCTTCACTCTTTTCACTCAGTTGTTCCTTGCTTTTTTTTGTGGCTTGAGAAACAAGTTCACAAAGAATTTCCCTTGTGTTGTATTGTTGAGAAATAGTAATCCAAGCACAAACATCAAAACGCTGCTCAATAATTTTCTTCGAATAAACAGTTTtggcaagagtggtcttacctaTCCCGCCCATTCCTGTGATCGGGATGACTTGGCGCTGGCGTTGGTCCGAAACGAGCATTTCCAAGATTCCATTCACGACACCCTCGGACCACACCACCATGCCACTGCTGTTCTTCCCAGTGGAAGAAGAAGCAGAGACGAAGCTACGCCGCTTATCATGGAGCACCATCTTCTCTGTATTCCTCTGCATCGCCAAACTCTTGATCTGATCCATTTCCTGTATCACATTTTGCACATCTTGAAACAAGTTCatctcttcatcatcatcatcatcatgattTGATGAGACAGTTTTCGGATCCTCTGGATCTGCTTCGTCGGAAACAGGAGAGTTATAAGCTTCTCTGGATCTGCTCAGCTGAATCTTGGCCACGATATGAGATTCGATGGCGTCTTCAGCTGCATAAGCTGCATCTGCAATACGCATCTCCAAGGGATCTGGTTCGTCGGAAACAGGGGAGTTATTAGCTTCGAGAAACTCCTGCAAGAACGTGATAATTTCAGTGAGCGATTGAACTTGTTGTTTGTTGAGAGAAATCGGAGGGGAATGGTGGCGCTCGAGGTCGTCTATGATATGCATTAGAGAAACCAAGGCTGCGTAGGCCGCCATGATCGATATCAGTTGAAGGGAAAGAGAGTATAATTATGAGAATTTTGGACAAGAATTTGATAGAATCTTAATTTAGCTTCTTATTTATACTAACATAATGGCTAGCAACTCAGTCTTAATTGGTCATATTTTAGGCGACATATCTTATCATAGCAGTTGGCAATAATGTGAAAGCGGACGGTTGTGATAATAATTGAGGAGATATATATAACCATTGACTTACAgaaccatcacgggatggaagaggccacatgggaacttgaagattcaatgaaagtcaagtatccccagctagattatcaaggtatgtaatttcggggacgaaattttttttaaggagggagggatgtaataccccgttcctttttgctaagtttagaataatttttgaacttagatattaagttaattcacgccggataaaagaaaatgaatttatttttaattccaacaaaaatgatttacaaaaatatttgtaaatttagttattgaatttatatgcattgcatatttatttaatttagcattcaagtattttcacgagctatttatttagcgaaccctgaagtattattacaATCCCGATattttatcctgagggattttattAGTCCAATCAACACTACACCCTACACCATACCTTGTCTTTTTAAACAACCCCCAAAATCAGCTTTAAGCTTTAAGCTTTAAGCCATGCCTAAAGGCAAGCTGTCTACACTCTTTCCAGCCACCCTACCAACCCCAAATTTCACTTTCCAGGCAGGCTGTCAAATTTCATTTCTTAAAGCACGTTCAAGCCAATTTCAGTTGGCATTCTCAATATCCAGAATTTTCATACTTCTTTTCTCCACAGCAAAAATTCAAGTGAGCAGCAACATAGCTCGATTCATTCAACAGCAGGTCAGGCCGCTAACCTCTAcccatttttttcttattcacGGTTAGCATCATGAATTTCAATTCATCACCCTTATCAATTCTGTAATGAGCAACAGACAAAAGAACACCAACATTCATGTACACATATACGTATATACATCACTCATACTAATGTGAATTGAGCCTAAAGCAGAGAAACAATCCATATTCATCATCTCACagatatatgcatatatttatatatatatatacattcatGTATGTGCATAAGCAAGTACTAAATAGTTTTTCAAGTCTGTTAATAaacgaaagaaagaaaagaggagTCTTGATCTTGATTTAGCTTGCTTTCGAGTTTGAGGCGTCGAATCggttggttgttgttgctgcttgTATGAGTCGAGTCAGGGGTGGGAAGAGGTTGGCTGTGCGTCGACGGCGCAGTGAcgagctgttgctgctgctgtcgccgagagagagaccgagggaggcggcggcgctcgtCGTCGCCAAGGTGGAAAGAGAGAGTTGGGGGTTAGGAcgctggtggtggtggcgtgaaGACGCTGGCCCATTAATTCTAAGGAGAGCAGCCCAAGCCCAATCTTCCCTCCCTCTTCGAGCCCTACTGAGCTTCATTCCATTCTTCGGCAATATCACCGATTATTCCTCCCTCCATCAGGGTTGCCACCCTACCGCTCCGTCGACCACCGAATCCATTTGCTCCCCAATTCGACACCGGTCAATGTGCGGCCCTACCGGTACCCGCAATTTCAGAAACTCGAGATGGCAAAATTAGTCTCCGATATGTTGGCTCAAGGGACCATTCGGCCAAGTCGCAGCCCCTTCTCCTCGCCGGTGCTACTTGTCCGCAAGAAAGATGGCTCCTACAGATTTTGTGTCGACTATCGCGCCTTGAACGCCGTCACTGTGCGCGACCACTTCCCAATCCCCACCATTGATGAACTCTTCGACGACTTGGGCAGTGCGCGTATCTTCTCCAAATTGGATTTGCATTCCGGATACCATCAAATACGCGTCCATAGCAAGGACATCCACAAGACAGCATTCCGCACTGCCGACGGCCACTACGAGTTTCTGGTAATGCCCTTTGGACTCTGTAATGCTCCCTCCACCTTTCAATCTGTCATGAATCAGATTTTTGCTCCTTACCTGCACAAGTTTGTCGTTGTTTTCTTCGATGATATATTGGTTTATAGTGCGTCAATGAAGGACCACTGCTCACATCTACAAGTGGTTTTTGATCGTTTGGCCACTAATCAATATTGTTTGAAGCTATCCAAGTGTGTTTTTGGTCAATCTTCAATCGATTATTTGGGTCACATCTTGACTGAGGGGTGTGTAAAGGCTGATCCGAGCAAGCTCTCTGCGATGGAAACGTGGCCTATACCCAAGACGGTGAGGCAACTTCGAGCGTTTCTGGGCCTTACAGGATATTATCGGCGTTTTGTGCGGGGATATGCGGGAATAGCCTCCCCACTCACGGATCTTCTTCGCAAGGATACCTTCCACTGGTCTCCTGCTGCACAAGAGGCATTCAAGGCTCTTAAGGCTGCTATGACTTCAGTGCCGGTCCTTTATCTTCCGAACTTTAACTTGGAGTTCATTGTGGAAACTGATGCCTCCAACGTGGGTGTTGGAGCTGTCCTCATGCAAGCGGACCACCCACTGGCATTCTTTAGTAAGAAGTTGGGCCCTCGTTTGCAAGCTGCGTCTACTTATACCAAGGAGTTATATGCCATCATCGAATCGGTGAGGAAATGGCGACAATACTTGCTTGGGCGGTTCTTTATTGTTCGGACAGATCACAAAAGTATCAAGGAACTCTTCCAACAGACGATCCAAACTCCGGAACAACAACGATACGTAAGTAAACTGTTGGGCTTTCATTTTAGAATCGAGTACCGCTCTGGTAGTTCCAACCGTGCCGCTGATGCTCTGTCCCGGCTACCGGAAGACCCGAGTGAACCAATTATGCAGCTGCTAGCATTGACCATCGCCAGCATGCCGATGTCCGAGCTTAGTGATATCCTCCGCCGTGATAACTCCACGCAGCCTGATCTCGTTTCCCTTCATGAGCAATTTGGGGCTCAGAAATTGAATTCCAACTACTCCATCAGCAATGGAATCCTACTGTTTCGCAATCGGTTCTACATCAGCCCAGGGTCCATTCTCATCCCTCGTCTACTCCATGAAGCACACGCTACACCAACCTCAGGTCACGGTGGTGTGAAACGCACCCTGGTTCGTTTAGCTACTACATTTTACTGGCCTCGGATGCGGGCTGCCGTAGAGAAGTTTGTGGCAGAGTGCCTTACATGCCAACAAACGAAATATTCAACC comes from Salvia miltiorrhiza cultivar Shanhuang (shh) chromosome 3, IMPLAD_Smil_shh, whole genome shotgun sequence and encodes:
- the LOC131018110 gene encoding putative late blight resistance protein homolog R1A-10, translating into MAYEAFDTLLQTLDRILKHGDDRVITHSVKQEILSIRVQAVVLQLNLKHYPDKETIRDAAVSTHEIIEYLFSEENLSDGVRLANRLRKLAERLESTVGDVVDCIKGKGSVGSVTDSTDVSSSSRSAITSSKDDGVVGFEEDAEVIKNRLLERSSRLRGIGKTTLVKIVYNHASVVENFDICTWVTISQDHSVERVVLNLLASMKEISTLRDSDIPMETLIYKYLLGRRYLIVMDDMWSKKAWDDVRMLFPDSGNGSWIIVTTRLHDVAAYVDSSSSIHTMSVLDAYHSWNLLEQKVFAGTYFPIELKDIGNKIVQNCGGLPLSIVVVAGLLSKVHTRSSWEQIAANDGHLESIIGSSYTHLPNHLKPCLLYTAGFPEDQEIRVTELVNLWMSEGFVTLSNGPFVLCFLLGFSPLISPHCL
- the LOC131016882 gene encoding uncharacterized protein LOC131016882, with product MAAYAALVSLMHIIDDLERHHSPPISLNKQQVQSLTEIITFLQEFLEANNSPVSDEPDPLEMRIADAAYAAEDAIESHIVAKIQLSRSREAYNSPVSDEADPEDPKTVSSNHDDDDDEEMNLFQDVQNVIQEMDQIKSLAMQRNTEKMVLHDKRRSFVSASSSTGKNSSGMVVWSEGVVNGILEMLVSDQRQRQVIPITGMGGIEPSSDDVVVMENLLVLEGIANFKCSEEVVKRIPNIKKLGIVYIGRGGIEQDDYYCLNNIKRLCKLESLYIWCWYNFGASLYALTFPQSLRKLTLEMNRGFEWEKILEKIGSMPLLEKFKLEMGCFGTGKWEMVEGQFPSLKYLGLGSCRSLEHWTVESNSIFPRLETLHLYDMQELKEIPTQIGDIPTLQKITMSDCGESAVMCAKEIVEEQVELQGEDLPFHVQVRLSRKNEAVQSLAGPNFEVICNSSS